The following are from one region of the Salicibibacter kimchii genome:
- a CDS encoding tellurite resistance TerB C-terminal domain-containing protein, whose translation MKKTPWYLSSWLIGLMSSLWFFVIPGTIAIIQIVFKTLLDADNNKVIKQKDLGTNESNYDKNTLLSWELELRERETALEHEKQKLVELNEEHEKRFTDLQRWEQELQDSESNLDVEQSKPDGNTQEVTYPTESQRKHLQLLNWKQELERKEEEIQKGQQNLYEKNQEIVNRTNKLNEEKERLANWEDMLKDRKEMIEKEENQQKSQGFVHMNHESHSIESSVEEDKNSGRFQVVQDEVWHQGSDIPPEEKERPPMLDFDEDRIKSLSAQAEELSSDYAAKTENEIDETNEQGSAKPSNSISHFVAELTDAERTLLSKIAIKNGEALVPLEEATEHAENHGLMFGVFISELNDKSVTHFGEPILEIDGQEVLLDEDYQDLLKMLEEETV comes from the coding sequence ATGAAAAAGACACCCTGGTATCTGTCTTCTTGGCTCATTGGACTTATGTCTAGCCTATGGTTCTTTGTTATTCCAGGCACGATTGCAATCATTCAAATCGTTTTTAAGACATTATTGGACGCAGACAATAACAAAGTTATAAAACAAAAAGATCTAGGTACAAATGAGTCTAATTATGATAAAAATACCCTACTTAGCTGGGAACTAGAGCTCCGGGAAAGAGAAACCGCCCTCGAACACGAAAAACAAAAACTTGTTGAACTCAATGAAGAACATGAAAAACGATTCACAGATCTACAAAGGTGGGAACAAGAGCTTCAAGATAGCGAGAGCAACCTCGACGTAGAGCAATCAAAGCCGGATGGCAATACTCAAGAAGTAACATACCCCACGGAATCACAACGTAAACACCTTCAATTATTAAATTGGAAACAAGAGCTGGAAAGAAAAGAAGAGGAAATTCAAAAGGGTCAGCAGAATCTATACGAAAAAAATCAAGAAATCGTGAATCGCACAAATAAGCTAAATGAAGAAAAAGAACGGTTAGCGAACTGGGAAGACATGCTTAAAGACCGAAAGGAAATGATTGAAAAGGAAGAAAACCAACAAAAAAGTCAGGGATTTGTACATATGAATCATGAAAGCCATTCTATAGAGAGTTCTGTAGAGGAAGATAAGAATTCTGGCAGATTTCAAGTGGTTCAAGATGAGGTATGGCACCAAGGGAGTGATATTCCTCCAGAAGAAAAAGAGCGTCCACCTATGTTGGATTTTGATGAAGATAGGATTAAGTCTTTATCGGCACAAGCCGAGGAATTATCCTCCGATTATGCTGCAAAAACAGAAAATGAAATAGATGAAACAAACGAGCAAGGTTCCGCAAAACCCAGTAACAGCATTTCTCATTTTGTAGCTGAATTAACAGACGCTGAACGAACCTTGTTATCAAAAATTGCTATTAAAAATGGCGAGGCTTTGGTACCACTTGAAGAAGCAACAGAACATGCAGAAAATCATGGATTAATGTTCGGTGTATTTATTTCGGAGCTAAATGATAAGAGTGTGACCCATTTTGGAGAGCCGATCTTGGAAATAGACGGTCAAGAGGTTCTGCTCGATGAAGATTATCAAGACCTGCTTAAGATGTTGGAGGAGGAAACGGTATGA
- a CDS encoding helix-turn-helix domain-containing protein, whose product MHPIPSNADLCSYKSLSPFTNLDELNLAIRKHLYAHSHELTENAVAVFKLIARHAVKTVGVAFLKYEVMAAQVGVSSSTVKRIIRVLKERKMIDVYRTVRQRGKVRGGYGHNVFVIVDPSADPSEMNHRSNPENTDASNVQPTQKENEALSFEASSLSEKKEPIRNTRKAGANEKLDASFVPTHVPHLFVTAAKPFYDAEDIYKLWSRAVCAYKYIHTDADLTEEAIVHAIVQAFKGAMFMKKTGRLRGSLAGYFYGACKRIFERIYQEELDELWQQRMHNIREEDLSAWLTAK is encoded by the coding sequence ATGCATCCAATTCCAAGCAATGCCGATCTCTGCTCATACAAATCGCTGTCGCCATTCACGAATTTAGACGAACTTAACCTGGCAATTCGCAAGCACTTATACGCCCATTCACACGAATTAACGGAAAACGCCGTCGCTGTTTTCAAATTGATTGCTCGTCATGCGGTGAAGACGGTCGGTGTGGCTTTTTTAAAATATGAAGTCATGGCCGCGCAAGTCGGCGTTTCGTCCTCAACGGTCAAGCGGATCATTCGTGTACTTAAAGAGCGGAAGATGATCGACGTTTATCGCACGGTGAGACAACGCGGTAAGGTGCGCGGCGGGTACGGCCATAACGTGTTTGTCATCGTTGATCCATCGGCTGATCCGTCGGAAATGAACCATCGATCAAACCCGGAAAATACTGATGCATCAAACGTTCAGCCTACGCAAAAGGAAAACGAAGCTTTGTCTTTTGAAGCAAGCTCTCTTTCAGAGAAAAAAGAACCCATTCGTAATACACGTAAAGCCGGCGCGAATGAAAAATTAGACGCTTCTTTCGTCCCGACTCATGTACCGCACCTTTTCGTCACAGCGGCTAAACCGTTTTATGATGCTGAAGACATTTATAAGCTTTGGAGTCGCGCAGTATGCGCATATAAGTATATCCACACCGATGCCGATCTCACGGAAGAAGCCATTGTACATGCTATTGTGCAGGCGTTTAAAGGCGCGATGTTTATGAAAAAAACCGGTCGCTTGCGCGGTTCATTAGCGGGCTACTTTTACGGCGCGTGCAAACGGATTTTTGAACGGATCTATCAAGAGGAACTCGACGAATTATGGCAGCAGCGAATGCACAACATCAGGGAAGAAGATTTATCGGCTTGGCTGACGGCAAAGTGA
- a CDS encoding SDR family oxidoreductase, with translation MKLDGKVAVVTGAASGMGKAIATLYANEGAKVVVADLNQEGADEVVQGIVSSGGQAKAVKANVAESADIDNMIDTAVREFGTLDILVNNAGIMDGFEPVDDIDDDKWDLIFDVNTKAVMRATRKAMPIFLEKGKGVIINTASSGGLNGAHSGAIYTASKHAVVGLTKNTGYMYADKGIRCNAIAPGGVETNISASMTGVSQFGMERTKIPQSVMPRTGTSEEIANVALFLASDDSSFLNGAVIPADGGWTAAF, from the coding sequence ATGAAACTGGACGGAAAGGTTGCTGTTGTTACCGGGGCAGCGTCTGGTATGGGAAAGGCGATTGCGACTTTGTATGCGAATGAAGGTGCTAAAGTTGTTGTTGCCGACCTTAATCAGGAAGGTGCCGATGAAGTTGTTCAAGGGATCGTTTCATCTGGTGGACAAGCAAAAGCGGTCAAAGCTAACGTTGCAGAATCAGCGGATATCGACAATATGATCGATACGGCAGTGAGGGAATTCGGTACATTGGATATTTTGGTGAACAATGCGGGGATTATGGATGGATTTGAACCGGTTGACGATATTGATGATGATAAATGGGATCTCATTTTTGATGTCAATACAAAAGCAGTAATGCGTGCGACTCGCAAGGCAATGCCTATTTTTCTGGAAAAGGGAAAGGGCGTAATTATCAATACAGCTTCATCCGGCGGGTTAAACGGGGCGCATTCAGGTGCCATTTATACGGCATCCAAACATGCTGTTGTAGGGCTGACAAAAAATACAGGGTATATGTACGCCGACAAAGGGATTCGCTGCAATGCGATTGCACCGGGCGGCGTCGAAACAAATATTAGCGCGTCTATGACAGGGGTAAGCCAATTCGGTATGGAACGTACGAAAATACCCCAATCGGTCATGCCTCGAACGGGTACATCAGAGGAAATTGCAAATGTAGCCTTGTTTTTGGCCTCGGATGATTCCAGCTTTCTGAACGGGGCGGTTATCCCAGCTGACGGAGGCTGGACTGCTGCGTTTTAG
- a CDS encoding glucose 1-dehydrogenase: MGKLEGKVAIITGGSRGQGAAHVRKFVEEGAKVIFTDILEEEGEALAKELGENAKFVKHDVANAKDWDRVVNETEATFGPANVLVNNAALGTRKNIEDTSEEEYRKTIDINQTGTFLGMKAVAPSMKKVENGSIVNISSVEAFQVAADAPIAYSASKFAVRGMTKSAALEFAGHGIRVNSVHPGFMQTKMLENADPEDVNKLAETIPMKRMADPKEASQLVAFLASDESSYSTGTEFLVDGGLNASL, encoded by the coding sequence ATGGGTAAATTAGAAGGAAAAGTCGCTATCATCACCGGTGGTTCCCGTGGACAAGGTGCCGCTCATGTTCGCAAGTTTGTAGAGGAAGGTGCCAAAGTCATTTTCACAGATATCCTTGAGGAAGAAGGGGAAGCACTGGCAAAAGAACTTGGTGAAAATGCAAAATTTGTAAAACATGATGTTGCAAACGCAAAAGATTGGGATCGTGTGGTTAACGAAACAGAAGCAACTTTTGGACCAGCGAATGTACTCGTCAATAATGCCGCGCTTGGGACACGGAAGAATATTGAAGATACCTCAGAAGAAGAGTATCGGAAAACGATTGACATTAATCAAACAGGAACATTTCTAGGCATGAAAGCCGTAGCTCCTTCCATGAAGAAGGTTGAAAATGGGTCAATTGTTAATATATCATCCGTTGAGGCGTTCCAGGTTGCCGCTGATGCACCTATCGCCTATAGTGCCTCCAAATTTGCGGTTCGCGGGATGACGAAAAGTGCCGCACTGGAGTTTGCTGGACATGGCATTCGCGTAAACTCCGTTCATCCTGGTTTTATGCAAACGAAAATGCTCGAAAATGCAGATCCGGAGGATGTAAATAAACTGGCAGAAACCATCCCGATGAAAAGAATGGCAGATCCGAAAGAGGCATCCCAGCTTGTTGCGTTTTTGGCATCTGACGAATCCAGTTATTCAACAGGCACTGAATTTCTTGTTGATGGTGGCCTGAATGCATCTCTTTAA
- a CDS encoding amidase, whose translation MTDLHRKTASELAPLIKAKQLSPVELTEAIIKRVEQEDPFVNAYITWLPEVAREQAKHAEKQIMQGLYRGPLHGIPIAIKDNMYTKGIPTTAGSKLLRDFVPDENATAVDKLLAAGGVMVGKLNMHEFGGGLTNTNQFYGHARNPWNINHSPGGSSGGSSAAVSAGLTTLATGTDTYGSIREPAAMAGIYGLKPTYGLVSSQGVIPLAPSMDHIGPMARSVSDLALMLQHMAGPDPQDPASINAPIPDYSENITKGIQGVKIAVPGTFFKRLDPEVAHLFKNALRQMEKMGAMIIDINLPELEMAAYAAYLTVTGEAANTFYEMLKTNPEDFNADVRIFFTSGLLTNTNHYVRAQQIRRRLAMAFKKVFEDVDVIAAPTIPIISPAFQPTWIEQNLEIIERCMPFTTPTNLTGLPSLSVPIGLSSEVLPAGMQIIGNHRTEKLLFQVGNAWESINPLGV comes from the coding sequence TTGACTGATTTACATAGGAAGACAGCGAGCGAACTTGCGCCCCTCATCAAGGCGAAGCAATTATCACCGGTGGAATTAACGGAAGCGATTATTAAACGAGTGGAGCAAGAAGATCCGTTCGTCAATGCCTATATTACATGGCTTCCCGAAGTGGCACGTGAACAGGCGAAACATGCGGAAAAACAAATCATGCAAGGGCTGTATCGTGGGCCACTGCATGGGATTCCAATTGCGATCAAGGACAATATGTACACGAAGGGGATTCCAACGACGGCAGGGTCAAAATTATTGCGTGATTTTGTGCCTGATGAAAACGCGACAGCAGTTGATAAGCTTTTGGCCGCCGGCGGGGTTATGGTCGGGAAATTGAACATGCATGAATTTGGAGGGGGGTTAACAAATACGAACCAATTTTATGGTCATGCCCGCAATCCCTGGAATATCAATCACAGCCCGGGCGGTTCAAGTGGTGGGAGTTCGGCTGCTGTATCCGCTGGATTAACGACGCTTGCAACAGGGACAGACACGTACGGGTCTATACGGGAGCCCGCGGCCATGGCTGGAATTTATGGGTTAAAGCCAACTTACGGATTGGTAAGTTCCCAAGGAGTTATTCCTCTGGCGCCGTCCATGGACCATATCGGGCCGATGGCGCGTTCCGTATCGGACCTCGCCTTGATGCTCCAACATATGGCTGGACCTGATCCGCAAGACCCTGCAAGCATAAACGCCCCAATCCCGGATTACAGCGAAAATATAACGAAAGGCATACAAGGAGTTAAAATCGCCGTTCCCGGAACCTTTTTCAAAAGGTTAGATCCCGAGGTGGCGCACTTATTTAAAAACGCGCTCCGGCAAATGGAAAAAATGGGAGCAATGATAATAGACATCAACCTCCCCGAACTGGAGATGGCCGCCTATGCCGCGTATCTCACCGTCACCGGCGAAGCTGCCAACACTTTTTATGAGATGCTAAAAACGAACCCCGAAGATTTTAACGCCGATGTCCGTATTTTTTTCACATCCGGGTTATTGACGAATACCAACCATTATGTGAGGGCCCAACAAATTCGTCGACGATTAGCGATGGCATTTAAAAAGGTCTTTGAGGATGTCGATGTTATTGCAGCACCCACGATCCCGATCATATCCCCGGCGTTTCAGCCAACATGGATCGAACAAAACTTGGAGATCATCGAACGTTGTATGCCGTTTACGACACCCACGAACCTTACGGGATTGCCATCACTGTCCGTGCCTATTGGGCTATCATCCGAAGTGCTTCCGGCAGGCATGCAAATCATCGGGAACCACCGAACGGAGAAGTTGTTATTCCAAGTCGGAAACGCTTGGGAAAGCATCAATCCGCTGGGTGTGTGA
- a CDS encoding putative holin-like toxin — MSVFEALQLAIAFGMFTLALLTLVWLMLANKK, encoded by the coding sequence ATGTCAGTATTTGAAGCACTACAATTAGCGATTGCTTTCGGTATGTTTACGTTAGCCTTGCTAACCCTAGTGTGGCTAATGCTGGCAAATAAAAAATAG
- a CDS encoding ATP-binding cassette domain-containing protein, producing MSEIKDEIILRGLKENNLKNVDLNIPKEKINVFTGLSGSGKSSVVFDILATESRRQMTLNHPHYVRYQMPRYERPHADLMQNLSPVVVVEQRPIRGNSRSTVGTYMDISPLIRLLFSRIGDSSIGSATDFSSQSSFGKCLECGGYGEVIAPDLNKMIDFDQSLRDYAVKFKPLSPSNWQGRWMMTCGLFDPDIPLKDYSEANLHLLLYGPREGEKVYAPFHTKHGPQQHEWDGLLPRFTRLYIKRDLSKIKQVSQDDVLAVSTHSLCQTCQGSGLHPKVLESRINGLNIVEYDQLELTDILKELTKINDPLGESIALQAIPLIKQLVEMGLGYLSLSRKMGTLSAGEAQRVKIASHLGSSLNNITFIFDEPSAGLHPEEVDMLIQMLKSLKDQHNTVIVIEHDLSVIKVADEIIEMGPGAGVNGGDVVYQGKLERLKNTPTATTLNHKPKINKNPRDIKSYFTIKRASNNNLKNISVNIPENVFASICGVSGSGKSSLMLEAFTERYPETIMVGQGSIGISSRSTLATYMGIMDDIRSIFSKETGQRAGLFSFNSLGACPVCKGKGVVTPDVAFADPVTIPCESCGGTKYSEEALSYRYQDKNIVEILDLTIDEAIVYFKRPKIIKRVNTLKDVGLGYLTLGQTTSSLSGGEVQRLKLASHLRKEGQIYLLDEPSLGLHIKDNGQLLDVFQKLVNRGNSVIIIEHNLDFIAASDWVIELGPGGGKKGGQIIFEGTSEEMLHAETLTAKWLKASGTEYFT from the coding sequence GTGTCAGAAATAAAAGATGAAATCATTTTAAGAGGGCTTAAAGAAAATAATTTAAAAAATGTAGATTTAAACATTCCAAAAGAAAAAATCAACGTATTTACTGGCCTTTCAGGTTCAGGAAAGAGCTCAGTTGTTTTTGATATATTAGCAACAGAGAGCAGAAGACAAATGACTTTGAACCATCCTCACTATGTTAGATATCAAATGCCAAGATACGAAAGACCACATGCCGATCTTATGCAAAACTTAAGCCCGGTTGTAGTAGTAGAGCAAAGACCTATAAGGGGCAATTCTCGTTCCACAGTTGGTACCTATATGGATATAAGTCCATTGATTAGACTTTTGTTCTCCCGAATAGGAGATTCTTCAATAGGTTCTGCCACCGATTTTTCGAGCCAAAGTTCCTTTGGTAAATGTCTAGAATGTGGTGGATATGGGGAGGTAATTGCGCCAGACCTAAATAAGATGATTGATTTCGATCAGTCACTTCGAGATTATGCAGTGAAATTTAAGCCATTGTCGCCTTCAAATTGGCAAGGGAGATGGATGATGACTTGTGGATTATTCGATCCAGATATACCTTTAAAAGACTACTCTGAAGCAAACCTTCACCTACTATTATATGGCCCCCGAGAAGGTGAAAAAGTTTATGCGCCGTTTCATACAAAACATGGTCCTCAACAGCATGAGTGGGATGGGTTATTGCCTAGGTTTACGCGCCTTTATATCAAAAGAGATCTCTCAAAGATAAAACAAGTATCCCAAGATGACGTCTTAGCAGTATCGACACATTCATTATGCCAAACCTGCCAAGGATCAGGCCTACATCCAAAGGTATTAGAAAGTAGAATAAATGGTTTAAATATCGTAGAATACGATCAATTAGAACTTACAGACATACTAAAGGAACTAACGAAGATAAACGATCCTTTGGGAGAATCTATCGCACTACAAGCAATCCCACTTATAAAACAACTAGTGGAAATGGGATTAGGATATTTGAGCCTATCAAGAAAAATGGGCACTCTGTCTGCTGGCGAAGCTCAAAGGGTGAAAATCGCTAGTCATTTAGGGAGCAGTCTAAATAATATCACATTCATTTTCGACGAACCAAGTGCAGGACTCCATCCAGAAGAAGTGGATATGTTAATACAGATGCTAAAAAGTCTAAAAGATCAACATAATACCGTAATCGTAATCGAACACGATCTATCCGTAATAAAAGTTGCGGATGAAATCATAGAGATGGGACCAGGAGCTGGTGTAAATGGAGGAGATGTTGTCTATCAAGGAAAATTAGAAAGACTAAAAAACACTCCGACCGCAACAACCCTAAACCACAAACCAAAAATAAACAAAAATCCAAGGGATATAAAAAGTTATTTTACAATAAAAAGAGCAAGTAACAATAACTTAAAAAATATAAGCGTAAATATTCCTGAAAATGTCTTTGCCTCTATATGTGGAGTCTCTGGTTCAGGTAAAAGTTCCCTCATGTTGGAAGCATTCACAGAACGTTATCCAGAAACTATAATGGTAGGGCAAGGCAGTATAGGAATCTCTAGCCGTTCGACATTAGCTACATATATGGGAATAATGGATGATATTCGCTCCATATTTTCGAAAGAAACAGGACAACGGGCAGGTTTGTTCAGTTTTAACTCCTTAGGAGCATGTCCTGTCTGCAAAGGAAAGGGAGTCGTAACGCCGGACGTAGCATTTGCAGATCCAGTAACAATCCCATGTGAATCATGTGGCGGTACAAAATATTCAGAAGAAGCACTTTCATATCGATATCAGGATAAAAATATCGTAGAGATTTTAGATTTAACGATAGATGAGGCTATTGTCTATTTTAAAAGGCCAAAGATCATAAAAAGAGTGAATACGCTTAAAGACGTAGGATTAGGATATCTAACCTTAGGACAGACGACAAGTTCTTTAAGCGGAGGAGAGGTTCAACGTCTAAAACTTGCAAGCCATTTGCGAAAAGAAGGACAAATCTACCTATTAGACGAGCCATCCTTAGGACTACATATAAAAGATAATGGACAACTCTTAGATGTATTTCAAAAACTTGTAAACAGAGGTAATTCTGTTATTATAATCGAACACAATCTAGACTTTATAGCGGCGAGCGACTGGGTCATAGAATTAGGTCCGGGAGGAGGAAAAAAAGGCGGACAAATTATATTTGAAGGCACATCAGAAGAGATGCTACATGCAGAAACATTGACAGCGAAATGGTTAAAGGCTAGCGGTACAGAATATTTTACTTAA
- a CDS encoding dihydrodipicolinate synthase family protein, which translates to MHEFKPMVDHLIGNGIDSMLVSGTTGEQHSMTIDERLQMIDYFNEQNFQEVELIFGVSATRTSDAVRLVKALENSVFDVILIGFPPYIRPTQEQAVSYIEALLTHRNERHV; encoded by the coding sequence GTGCACGAATTCAAACCAATGGTCGACCACTTAATTGGCAACGGGATTGACTCCATGCTTGTGTCTGGTACCACGGGAGAACAGCATTCAATGACCATTGATGAACGTTTGCAGATGATTGACTATTTTAACGAGCAAAACTTTCAAGAGGTTGAACTCATTTTTGGTGTTTCGGCAACAAGAACATCCGATGCCGTAAGACTGGTCAAAGCGCTTGAAAACTCAGTGTTTGATGTGATTTTAATTGGCTTTCCGCCTTATATTAGACCAACGCAAGAACAGGCTGTTTCTTATATAGAAGCGTTGCTTACCCATAGAAATGAAAGACATGTGTGA
- a CDS encoding DegV family protein — protein sequence MKNIKIVTDSTTDLSEDILDKHSIHVVPLSIHINGKTFVDQVDITPEEFMTEMAKTEELPKTSQPAIGELVAKYEELGKDGGHILSIHLASGLSGTYETARMAAEEANAEVTVADSTYISSALGFQVVEAAKMAAEGASMENILDRLKIIKQNSRLYVVVETFDNLVKGGRIGKGKAFLGSLLNLKPIAALEEGVYTPVAKVRTQSQMIQTLMKYFKKDAEDRKIKGVSISHANASELAHKLKDAVTKDSHFKDIMIQTTTPIISTHTGEGAIGFSYYTDSV from the coding sequence ATGAAGAATATAAAGATTGTTACAGACTCAACAACAGATTTATCTGAAGATATATTGGATAAACATTCCATTCATGTCGTGCCATTATCCATACACATTAATGGAAAAACATTTGTAGACCAAGTGGATATTACACCAGAGGAATTTATGACAGAGATGGCTAAAACAGAAGAGCTCCCGAAAACGTCTCAGCCGGCTATTGGAGAATTGGTTGCAAAATATGAAGAGCTGGGAAAAGATGGTGGCCACATTTTGTCGATTCACCTCGCTTCCGGCTTGAGCGGCACTTATGAAACAGCTCGTATGGCAGCAGAAGAGGCGAATGCAGAGGTGACTGTGGCTGATTCCACGTACATCTCGTCAGCACTGGGCTTCCAAGTGGTAGAAGCTGCTAAAATGGCTGCGGAAGGGGCTTCAATGGAGAACATATTAGATCGGTTAAAAATCATCAAGCAAAATTCACGATTATACGTCGTTGTTGAAACATTTGATAACCTTGTGAAAGGCGGGCGTATCGGCAAAGGAAAGGCATTTCTGGGTTCACTTCTTAACTTAAAGCCAATAGCGGCATTAGAGGAAGGTGTCTATACGCCTGTGGCAAAAGTCCGAACACAATCGCAAATGATCCAGACACTCATGAAATATTTTAAAAAGGATGCAGAGGATAGAAAAATTAAAGGCGTTAGCATTTCCCACGCCAATGCCTCCGAGCTTGCCCATAAACTAAAAGACGCGGTCACCAAAGATAGCCATTTTAAAGACATCATGATTCAAACGACAACCCCCATCATCAGCACCCACACCGGCGAAGGAGCAATCGGATTCTCCTATTATACCGACTCCGTTTAA
- a CDS encoding general stress protein: MQKPIFKEFMNDDEAVRAIEKLKIRVNTENIYVITHNDGHTKRVSERTDANTVGVNETGFGVSIKNIFRNKGDELRANLQEVGFSEREAQHLESQLDKGAVIVAATETPEGVTIET, translated from the coding sequence GTGCAAAAACCTATATTTAAAGAATTTATGAACGATGATGAAGCGGTGCGCGCCATAGAGAAACTAAAAATCAGGGTCAATACGGAAAATATTTACGTTATCACCCATAATGATGGGCATACAAAGAGGGTTTCGGAGCGGACAGATGCTAATACGGTAGGGGTGAATGAAACGGGATTTGGGGTTTCTATCAAAAATATCTTTCGCAATAAGGGGGATGAACTAAGGGCTAATTTGCAAGAGGTTGGTTTTTCAGAAAGAGAAGCCCAACACTTGGAAAGTCAACTGGATAAAGGCGCTGTTATCGTCGCGGCCACTGAAACACCGGAGGGTGTGACCATTGAAACATGA
- a CDS encoding lmo0937 family membrane protein — MLWTIIIIILVLWLLGFIGDIGGGLVHLLLVVALIVFIFQMITGRR, encoded by the coding sequence ATGCTTTGGACAATCATCATTATCATTTTAGTTTTGTGGCTCCTGGGCTTTATCGGTGACATAGGGGGCGGACTTGTTCACTTATTGCTTGTCGTTGCCCTCATCGTATTTATTTTCCAAATGATTACAGGTCGAAGGTAG
- a CDS encoding amidase: MVIKQAEKEDPMVNAYITLLPEWAREQAKHAEKQIMQGLYRGPMHGIPIGIKDNMYTNGIRTTAGSKLLRDFVPDENATSVDKLLAAGGITVGKLNTHEFGAGSTNTNQYYGNARNPWNLNYSPGGSSGGSSAALSAGLATLATGTDTWGSIRIPATMCGIYGLKPTYGLVSAHGVVPLTPSLDHIGPMARSVPDLALMLQHMVGPDPRDPASIKAPIPNYSENLTKGIQGITVGVPSYYLKGLDPDVEYLFKNALDEMVNMGATIKDIDIPELDMAAYAGYLTAFSEPANVYFDELKTTPEDFNDDVRILFNSGLITHTNQYLKSQQARRRLVTAFKNTFEDVDVIAAPTIPITAPSFQPEWIKQNLEVIERCLPFTVPLNLTGLPSLSVPIGLSSEMLPAGMQIMGNHLTEKLLLQVGNAWESIDPLGVS; this comes from the coding sequence GTGGTCATAAAACAAGCGGAAAAAGAGGATCCCATGGTGAATGCTTATATTACATTGCTTCCTGAATGGGCACGTGAGCAGGCAAAACATGCGGAAAAACAAATCATGCAAGGGCTGTACCGCGGACCTATGCATGGCATTCCAATCGGGATCAAGGACAATATGTACACGAATGGGATTCGAACGACGGCAGGCTCCAAATTATTACGTGATTTTGTGCCTGATGAAAACGCGACATCAGTGGATAAGCTTTTAGCCGCCGGCGGAATTACGGTGGGAAAATTGAATACGCATGAATTTGGTGCAGGATCAACAAATACCAATCAATATTATGGCAATGCCCGCAACCCCTGGAATCTCAATTACAGCCCCGGCGGTTCAAGCGGTGGGAGTTCGGCTGCTTTATCCGCCGGATTAGCAACGCTCGCGACGGGAACAGATACGTGGGGATCCATCCGTATCCCTGCCACCATGTGCGGGATATACGGATTGAAACCAACATACGGATTGGTGAGCGCACATGGGGTCGTACCCCTGACCCCGTCCCTGGATCATATCGGACCAATGGCGCGTTCCGTGCCGGACCTTGCCTTGATGCTCCAACATATGGTCGGTCCTGACCCGCGAGATCCAGCAAGCATCAAAGCCCCTATACCGAATTACAGCGAAAACTTAACGAAAGGCATTCAAGGAATAACAGTCGGCGTTCCCAGTTATTATTTAAAAGGGTTGGATCCTGACGTTGAGTATCTATTCAAAAACGCGCTCGATGAAATGGTAAATATGGGGGCGACAATAAAAGATATCGATATACCCGAACTGGATATGGCCGCCTATGCCGGTTATCTAACCGCCTTTAGTGAACCTGCCAACGTCTATTTTGATGAGCTGAAAACCACTCCCGAAGATTTTAACGACGATGTCCGGATTCTTTTCAATTCAGGCTTAATCACGCATACAAATCAATACCTAAAATCACAACAAGCTCGTCGACGCTTGGTAACAGCATTTAAAAATACTTTTGAAGACGTCGACGTTATCGCGGCGCCCACGATCCCGATAACAGCCCCATCGTTTCAACCAGAATGGATCAAACAAAATTTGGAGGTGATCGAACGATGCCTGCCATTTACCGTTCCCCTAAATCTTACGGGGTTGCCATCACTGTCTGTGCCCATTGGTTTATCATCGGAAATGCTTCCGGCGGGCATGCAAATCATGGGGAATCATCTAACGGAGAAATTGTTGCTTCAAGTCGGAAACGCTTGGGAGAGCATCGATCCTTTAGGCGTGTCTTAA